A genomic window from Winogradskyella sp. J14-2 includes:
- a CDS encoding aminotransferase class I/II-fold pyridoxal phosphate-dependent enzyme: MKDLFEKIYRDKGPLGKWAAQAEGYFVFPKLEGEISNRMKFQGKEVITWSINDYLGLANHPEVRKVDAEAAAKYGSAYPMGARMMSGHTELHEQLQNELAAFVNKEAAYLLNFGYQGMVSTIDALVSKDDIIVYDVDAHACIIDGVRLHMGKRFTYKHNDVESLEKNLERATKMAEQTGGGILVISEGVFGMRGEQGRLKEIVELKKKFNFRLFVDDAHGFGTLGETGAGAGQEQGVQDDIDVYFATFAKSMASTGAFIAGDQEIIDYLKYNLRSQMFAKSLQMQLVVGALKRLDMLRTMPELKKNLWTIVDALQSGLKDRGFDIGTTQSCVTPVYLKGSIPEAMALVKDLRENHGIFCSIVVYPVIPKGLILLRMIPTATHTLQDVKDTLDAFDAIRERLLNGTYKRMSAALMEAMGE, translated from the coding sequence ATGAAGGATTTATTTGAAAAAATTTATCGAGATAAGGGACCTTTAGGAAAGTGGGCAGCACAAGCGGAAGGTTATTTCGTATTTCCAAAGCTAGAAGGAGAAATTTCTAATAGAATGAAGTTTCAAGGAAAAGAAGTAATTACTTGGAGTATAAATGATTATTTAGGCTTAGCTAACCATCCAGAAGTAAGAAAAGTAGATGCCGAAGCAGCTGCTAAATACGGTTCTGCTTATCCAATGGGAGCTCGTATGATGTCTGGTCATACAGAATTGCACGAACAATTGCAAAATGAACTAGCTGCATTTGTCAATAAAGAAGCGGCTTATTTACTTAACTTTGGTTATCAAGGAATGGTATCTACAATAGACGCGTTAGTTTCTAAAGATGATATCATAGTTTACGATGTTGATGCACATGCATGTATAATTGATGGAGTTCGATTACACATGGGAAAACGTTTTACATACAAACACAATGATGTAGAAAGTTTAGAGAAAAACCTAGAGCGTGCCACTAAAATGGCCGAGCAAACAGGCGGTGGAATTTTGGTAATTTCTGAAGGCGTTTTTGGTATGCGTGGCGAGCAAGGACGATTAAAAGAAATTGTAGAACTTAAGAAAAAATTCAATTTTAGATTATTTGTTGATGATGCCCATGGTTTCGGAACATTAGGCGAAACAGGTGCAGGTGCAGGGCAAGAGCAAGGAGTACAAGACGATATCGATGTCTATTTTGCAACGTTTGCCAAATCTATGGCAAGTACAGGTGCGTTCATTGCAGGCGATCAGGAAATTATTGATTACTTAAAATATAATTTACGCTCACAAATGTTTGCTAAATCGTTACAAATGCAACTTGTTGTTGGTGCATTAAAGCGGTTAGACATGTTACGCACAATGCCAGAGCTTAAGAAAAATCTTTGGACGATTGTTGATGCCCTACAATCTGGTCTTAAAGATCGCGGTTTTGATATTGGAACAACACAAAGCTGTGTAACTCCAGTATACTTAAAAGGAAGTATTCCTGAAGCTATGGCTCTAGTGAAAGATCTTAGGGAAAACCATGGTATATTTTGTTCTATAGTAGTATATCCTGTAATACCAAAAGGCTTAATTCTACTAAGAATGATTCCTACGGCAACACACACACTACAAGACGTAAAGGATACTCTAGATGCATTTGATGCGATTAGAGAACGATTATTGAATGGAACTTATAAGAGAATGTCTGCGGCTTTAATGGAAGCGATGGGCGAATAA